The following are from one region of the Candidatus Omnitrophota bacterium genome:
- a CDS encoding L-threonylcarbamoyladenylate synthase, producing the protein MKTRVLTINSALPEPDKIAEAARVIRRGGLVVFPTETVYGIAADSNNPKAMERLKKVKRRAEDKPFSILVAQRGIIDNYSSYTEPNLYKLIDKYWPGPLTVIVPAREEGATIGVRMPDHTIALRLVEESGCTIAAPSANIEGKKPPTNLREAMVDLEGQVDLAIDGGGVEFGVSSTIVDFTKEKPTVIRDGGITQPDVDRTINKKCVLFVCTGNSCRSVMAEYLLKAKLKGRPDVEVLSAGTNVFFKTPASQETIAVLKQRGIDAGGHQSTPLGRIMLRKSDLIFAMTRGHRAQILDRVPPVEKRVYLLKEFASDPRSVETDMDVPDPIGQPRAAYEECLLTIDEAVGKIVDLL; encoded by the coding sequence ATGAAAACCAGGGTGCTCACCATCAACAGCGCGCTCCCCGAGCCCGACAAGATCGCCGAGGCGGCGCGCGTCATCCGCCGGGGCGGGCTGGTCGTTTTTCCGACGGAAACCGTCTACGGCATCGCGGCGGATTCCAATAACCCCAAGGCCATGGAACGTTTAAAGAAGGTCAAACGCCGCGCGGAAGACAAGCCATTCTCCATTTTGGTCGCCCAGCGCGGCATCATTGACAATTATTCGTCTTATACCGAACCGAATTTGTATAAACTGATCGACAAATACTGGCCCGGACCTTTGACGGTCATTGTTCCGGCCAGGGAGGAAGGGGCGACCATCGGGGTGCGCATGCCCGACCACACCATTGCTTTGCGCCTGGTGGAAGAATCCGGATGCACCATTGCCGCGCCTTCGGCCAATATTGAAGGGAAAAAACCGCCGACCAACCTGCGTGAGGCGATGGTGGACCTTGAGGGCCAGGTGGACCTAGCCATTGACGGGGGAGGCGTTGAGTTCGGCGTTTCCTCGACCATCGTGGATTTCACGAAGGAGAAACCGACGGTCATCCGCGACGGGGGCATCACCCAGCCGGACGTGGACCGCACCATCAACAAAAAGTGCGTTCTGTTCGTATGCACCGGCAACAGCTGCCGGTCGGTGATGGCCGAGTATCTGCTGAAAGCAAAACTCAAAGGTCGTCCGGACGTGGAAGTCCTTTCCGCCGGCACGAACGTTTTTTTCAAGACCCCGGCCAGCCAGGAGACCATCGCGGTCTTAAAGCAGAGGGGCATTGATGCCGGCGGCCACCAGTCCACACCGCTGGGGCGCATCATGCTACGCAAGAGCGACCTCATCTTCGCCATGACCCGCGGCCACCGCGCCCAGATCCTTGACCGCGTGCCGCCCGTCGAGAAAAGGGTGTATCTGCTCAAGGAATTTGCCTCTGATCCCCGCAGTGTTGAGACCGACATGGACGTGCCGGATCCCATCGGCCAGCCGCGCGCGGCTTATGAGGAATGCCTGTTAACCATTGATGAGGCGGTCGGAAAGATCGTGGACCTTTTATGA
- the rpiB gene encoding ribose 5-phosphate isomerase B, producing the protein MKIFIGADHRGFPLKKKVTAHLAALGHQVTDVGTSVEGVDCDYPPISKDVALRVVKTAESRGILLCMTGIGHSIAANKVPGAYAALCYNTQAARFARQHNNANILVIGAKFVGEAQILAIIDAWLTSEFEGGRHLRRTDQIKAIEREFLK; encoded by the coding sequence ATGAAAATTTTTATCGGCGCGGACCACCGCGGTTTCCCATTGAAAAAGAAAGTCACCGCTCACTTGGCCGCCCTGGGCCACCAGGTCACGGATGTGGGCACCAGCGTTGAGGGTGTGGATTGCGATTATCCGCCCATTTCCAAAGACGTGGCCCTGCGCGTGGTCAAAACAGCGGAAAGCCGGGGCATCCTTTTGTGCATGACCGGCATCGGACATTCCATCGCCGCCAACAAGGTGCCCGGGGCCTACGCGGCTTTGTGTTACAACACCCAGGCGGCCCGTTTTGCGCGCCAGCACAATAACGCCAATATCCTGGTCATCGGTGCCAAATTCGTCGGCGAGGCCCAGATCCTGGCCATCATTGACGCCTGGCTGACGTCGGAATTTGAGGGCGGCCGGCATTTGCGCCGCACCGATCAGATCAAGGCGATCGAACGGGAATTCTTAAAATAA
- the glyA gene encoding serine hydroxymethyltransferase, producing MDHLRRTDPEISGAIQHELKRQKNNLELIASENIVSAAVLEAAGSVLTNKYAEGYPAARWYNGCEHVDTVERLAIERAKALFGAEHVNVQPHSGSQANTAVYLSVLSPGDTVMGLDLACGGHLTHGLKINISGRLYHFVSYKVDQKTELIDMNEVERLAVEHKPKMIVAGYSAYSRPLDFKRFRQIADKVGAYLFVDMAHFAGLVAAGLHPSPVPYAEFVTTTTHKTLRGPRGGMILCRQEFAKKIDSAIFPGIQGGPLMHIIAAKAVSFKEALSPEFKQYQKQVVSNAVAFAKALAARGYRIVSGGTDNHLLMVDLRSKNISGKDAAGLLDKVQITVNKNLVPFDPQPATVTSGVRIGTPAVTSRGMKEKEMDRIAQLIESAIAGRADAAALEKVRADVQKLTDEFPIYQDL from the coding sequence ATGGACCATTTGCGCCGCACCGATCCGGAAATTTCCGGGGCCATTCAACATGAACTCAAGCGCCAGAAGAACAATCTGGAACTCATCGCCTCCGAGAATATTGTCTCTGCCGCGGTTCTGGAGGCGGCAGGGTCGGTCTTGACCAATAAATACGCGGAAGGGTATCCGGCGGCGCGCTGGTATAACGGATGCGAGCACGTGGACACGGTGGAACGCCTGGCTATTGAACGGGCCAAGGCCCTGTTCGGCGCCGAGCATGTCAATGTCCAGCCGCATTCCGGTTCCCAGGCCAACACGGCCGTGTATCTGTCCGTGTTAAGCCCCGGCGATACGGTCATGGGTTTGGACCTGGCCTGCGGAGGGCATTTGACCCACGGCTTGAAGATCAATATTTCCGGACGCCTGTATCATTTTGTTTCGTATAAGGTGGATCAAAAGACCGAGCTCATTGATATGAATGAGGTTGAGCGTTTGGCGGTGGAACATAAGCCCAAAATGATCGTGGCCGGTTATTCCGCGTATTCAAGACCTTTGGATTTCAAACGTTTCCGTCAGATCGCGGACAAGGTTGGCGCGTATTTATTTGTGGATATGGCCCACTTTGCGGGATTGGTCGCGGCGGGGTTACATCCGAGTCCCGTGCCATACGCCGAATTTGTCACCACCACGACGCACAAGACCCTGCGCGGCCCCCGCGGAGGCATGATCCTTTGCCGTCAGGAATTTGCTAAAAAGATCGACAGCGCCATTTTCCCCGGCATCCAGGGCGGGCCTTTGATGCACATCATCGCGGCCAAGGCCGTATCGTTCAAAGAGGCCTTGTCCCCGGAATTCAAGCAATACCAGAAGCAGGTCGTTTCCAACGCCGTCGCGTTCGCCAAGGCCCTTGCCGCGCGGGGCTACCGGATCGTGTCCGGCGGAACGGACAACCATTTATTGATGGTGGACCTGCGATCCAAAAATATTTCCGGCAAGGACGCGGCCGGACTGCTGGACAAAGTGCAGATCACGGTCAACAAGAACCTTGTGCCGTTCGATCCCCAGCCCGCGACGGTCACCAGCGGCGTGCGCATCGGCACCCCGGCGGTGACGTCCCGCGGGATGAAGGAAAAAGAAATGGACAGGATCGCCCAATTGATCGAGAGCGCCATTGCCGGCCGGGCCGACGCCGCTGCTCTGGAAAAGGTGCGCGCCGACGTGCAGAAATTAACGGACGAATTTCCCATTTATCAGGACCTATAG
- the nrdR gene encoding transcriptional regulator NrdR produces MRCPSCGYKDTGVVDSRLNSDGTSIRRRRKCPKCEERFTTYEHIEQLPLMVVKRDGRRQPFDRARILNGVVKACEKRPVSVDQVEAMVDSIEHAVRKKYDQEINAKDIGEMVMDRLAVLDEVAYVRFASVYRQFRDVNQFMDELQTILGKNKAKNKKLKARKAKRKG; encoded by the coding sequence ATGCGTTGCCCCTCGTGCGGATATAAAGACACCGGTGTTGTGGATTCGCGTTTGAACAGCGATGGGACATCCATCCGCCGCCGGCGCAAATGCCCCAAGTGCGAGGAGCGCTTCACCACCTACGAACATATTGAGCAATTGCCTTTGATGGTGGTCAAGCGCGACGGCCGGCGCCAGCCCTTTGACCGCGCGCGCATCCTCAATGGTGTGGTCAAGGCCTGTGAGAAGCGGCCGGTGAGCGTGGACCAGGTCGAGGCCATGGTGGACAGCATTGAGCACGCCGTGCGTAAGAAATACGACCAGGAAATCAACGCCAAGGACATCGGCGAGATGGTCATGGACCGCCTCGCGGTCCTGGACGAGGTCGCTTACGTGCGTTTCGCCTCGGTCTACCGGCAATTCAGGGATGTCAACCAGTTCATGGACGAGTTGCAGACCATTTTGGGCAAGAACAAGGCCAAGAACAAGAAACTGAAAGCACGCAAGGCCAAAAGGAAAGGCTGA
- a CDS encoding bifunctional nuclease family protein gives MVRVELVKIIIDEKRQDQIIVLKEKDGERQIPVVIGFMEASSIRLKISGVDMPRPMTHDLLVNVIEVLGGRLERALIDKLVDNTFHAKLEIRSKEGEIKLIDARPSDSIAMAVRLKSPIFVADDIFDKSAMPQPE, from the coding sequence ATGGTCAGGGTTGAATTGGTCAAGATCATCATTGACGAGAAACGCCAGGACCAGATCATCGTCCTTAAGGAAAAGGACGGCGAACGCCAGATCCCGGTCGTCATCGGGTTCATGGAGGCCTCCAGCATCCGGCTGAAGATCTCCGGCGTGGACATGCCCCGTCCCATGACCCATGATCTTTTAGTCAATGTCATTGAGGTCCTGGGCGGCCGTTTGGAGCGCGCACTCATCGACAAACTCGTTGACAATACTTTTCATGCCAAACTAGAAATAAGGTCCAAAGAGGGGGAGATCAAGCTCATTGATGCCCGGCCTTCGGACAGCATCGCCATGGCCGTGCGTCTTAAATCCCCCATTTTTGTCGCCGATGATATTTTTGACAAGTCGGCCATGCCGCAACCGGAATGA
- a CDS encoding HD domain-containing protein, producing the protein MILLNLPHLKIVRDLARRKKINVHLVGGFLRDHLLGKKSTDLDFAVGENAVAFARAFVRKVKGTFVLLDKEHGCARVVCKEGQAIWTFDFSDLRAPTIKADLHSRDFTINTLCVDVTNLKDTDDLQENIVDHWGAARDLKTKTARMVSVDAFKDDPLRLLRAYALKAVFGLKIESKTVARIKKDADLILNAAMERVREEVFKVLSSPRAYETTVLLDKDGLLARVLPQLSVMQGVHQGGYHHLDVWRHSLEVLHQFELLCAQEKDPRIQAYLGEEIAGNHSRAALLKLAALLHDVGKPDTRKPEGERITFHGHEHVGERITRLAAKRLKLSVKERHFLEDAVRMHLRPGYLSNFQRPTEKAIFRYFRDTGKEGAAIALLAMADQRATRGPLTTLEKAEHHEKICRMVLARFFEEKNKAPLKRLLTGRDLIKTLKLEPGPIFAKILTAVEESQSLGKIATKAEALALAKKIAKV; encoded by the coding sequence ATGATCCTCCTCAACCTTCCCCATTTAAAAATTGTCCGGGACCTCGCCCGGAGGAAAAAGATCAATGTCCATTTGGTCGGCGGTTTTTTGCGCGACCATCTTCTGGGAAAAAAAAGCACGGACCTTGATTTTGCCGTCGGTGAAAACGCTGTCGCTTTCGCCCGCGCCTTTGTCCGCAAGGTCAAGGGTACTTTCGTGCTTTTGGACAAAGAACACGGCTGTGCCCGCGTTGTGTGCAAAGAGGGTCAGGCGATCTGGACTTTTGATTTTTCAGACCTTCGCGCCCCCACCATCAAGGCCGATCTGCACTCCAGGGACTTTACCATCAATACGTTATGCGTGGATGTCACGAACCTCAAAGATACTGACGATCTGCAAGAAAATATCGTGGACCATTGGGGCGCCGCGCGCGACTTGAAGACCAAAACAGCGCGCATGGTGTCCGTTGATGCTTTTAAGGACGACCCCTTACGACTTTTGCGCGCCTACGCGTTAAAAGCTGTTTTTGGTTTGAAGATCGAATCTAAAACTGTTGCCCGCATTAAAAAAGACGCGGACCTTATCCTGAACGCGGCCATGGAACGGGTGCGCGAAGAAGTGTTCAAGGTCCTTTCTTCGCCGAGGGCTTATGAAACGACCGTTCTTTTGGACAAGGACGGGTTGTTGGCCAGGGTCCTGCCGCAATTGAGCGTCATGCAGGGCGTTCATCAGGGCGGGTATCATCATCTGGACGTGTGGCGCCATTCGCTGGAGGTCCTGCATCAGTTTGAACTTCTTTGCGCGCAGGAAAAAGACCCGCGAATACAGGCTTATCTTGGCGAGGAGATCGCTGGAAACCATTCGCGCGCGGCGCTTTTGAAATTAGCCGCCTTGCTGCATGATGTCGGCAAGCCGGACACACGAAAGCCGGAAGGCGAACGCATCACCTTTCATGGCCATGAACACGTGGGCGAGCGCATCACGCGGTTGGCGGCCAAGCGTTTGAAATTGTCTGTCAAGGAACGCCATTTTCTGGAAGACGCGGTGCGTATGCATTTGCGGCCCGGATACCTGTCCAATTTCCAACGTCCGACGGAAAAAGCAATATTCCGTTATTTTCGCGACACCGGAAAAGAGGGCGCGGCCATTGCGCTTTTGGCCATGGCCGACCAGCGCGCGACCCGCGGGCCTTTGACCACGCTGGAAAAAGCCGAACACCATGAGAAAATTTGCCGCATGGTCCTGGCGCGTTTCTTTGAGGAAAAAAATAAGGCCCCGCTCAAACGCCTGCTCACCGGCCGTGACCTTATCAAAACATTGAAATTAGAGCCCGGTCCCATTTTTGCCAAGATCCTGACTGCCGTTGAAGAGTCGCAATCATTAGGGAAGATAGCAACCAAGGCCGAAGCGTTGGCCTTGGCTAAAAAAATAGCAAAAGTATGA